The DNA sequence AAATATGATCGCAGACAGCAAAGCGATGATCGCAATCACCGTTAATAGCTCGATCATTGTAAATGCGCGTTTCTTCATTTCTACCGTTCCCATACCCTCTTCCCTACCAGATTCGACTTAGGCGTCGTCGATCCTGTTCCGTCGTTTCGTGAATGTCTCACGATTGGGCCGTTTGGCCTACTATCCCAATCATCGATTATGACTCCAACACCCTGGCAAAGTCGCGGAATCAGGACCCATTTAAGCCCCTGAGTACGCCATCGGCATATTGTGAAAGTTCGGTCCGTAATAGCATACAAACTATTGCGCCGATTGCCAAGTAGGGACCGAAGGGGATTGTCGTCAACGTAGGCTTCCAATCGTCGTCCTCGACACTCACATCTTCCATCGGATAGCCCATCTTTACATAGAGCTGTGGGAACCAGATGGCGACAATGTCGAAGCACAGCAGATACGACATGCCCAAGATGAAAAGGTCTTTGATCGGTTCCGGCTGATAATCCTCTTCTTCCCCTTCCGCCTTTTCGCCTTCGGCATCGCCCGATCCCCCTGCCTTTCGCTCCTTCGCCATTTCGATCGCAATGAACAACAGGCCAAAGATCAGACCCGTGATCACCGCAATGCCGACATCGAAGACAGTCAGGATCGGACCGAGTAGAGCCCCGACCCCTCGCATCATTTTAATGTCGCCATGCCCCATCGCGTCCTTACCAAAACCGATGCGGCCAAGAAAGGCGATGCCGAAGATGATGCCCCAGCCCATTAGGTAGCCGTAGAGGCACAGCTTCCAATCGTGGGAGTAGATGGCGAATCCGATCCCAAGGAGCAACAGGAACGCGTTGATCTCGTCGGGGATGATGAAGTGCTCGCCGTCGATGAAGATGATTGCAACCAGCGCCGCGGTCGCCAGCATGAAGAAGATCGCCAGGACCCACTCTTTGCCGGTCGGCTCTGCGCAGAAATAGCGATACCAGATGCCCGCCCAGAGACTTCCATTAATCAGCTCGACCCAGAAGTAGCGCGACGGAACCTTTTGGCCGCAGTGCCGGCACTTACCGCCCGACAGTAGCCAGCTAAAAAGCGGAATGAGGTCGGCCGGGCCTAGTTGGTGCTTGCACGAGGGGCAAAAGCTGTGCTTGGGATTTCCGAGCGACAGCAGGCGAGGCATTCGGTAGATGACGACGTTGAGGAAACTCCCGATCGCCGCGCCGATCATCAGCCCCATGATCCATGTCCAATCTGGAAACATATGTCTTCCCTAACAAAGATGCCCGTTGCAACTTGCAACGGGCATCGTACCCTTTTCCGGGCGAACTCCGAGTCCTTTCCCTATGAGTCGTCGCCGCCGCCCGACGAGAGCGAGGCAATAACCTTCACCAGCGGAAGGAACATCGAGATGACGATGAAGCCAACGACAAAGCCCAGACTGACGATCATGATCGGCTCCAGAGCCGCCGTCAGCGAGGCGAGTGCCGCTTCGACTTCGTTCTCGTAGAAGTCGGCGATTTTCTGGAGCATGAAGTCCAGCGAACCGGATTCTTCACCGACACCGATCATGTGAACGACCATCGGCGGGAACAGCTTCGATTCTTCGAGCGGGTCGCCGATTCGGTCTCCTTCACGGATTCGGGCTCGAGCTTCGAGGATCGCATCCGACATGATCGTGTTACCGACGGTACCGGCGACGGTCTCCATCGCCTGCAGGATCGGAACACCCGAGGTCAGAAGCGTACCCATCGTTCGGCTGAAGCGCGCCATACAGATTTTGTGGTGCAGCTTGCCGAAGACCGGAACTTTCAGCTTGACGCGGTCCATGACGCGTCGTCCAAACCTTGTCGAGACGAACAGTCGGTGCGCAATGATCAGGATGACCAGCGAGACAACGACGATCCAGCCCTTATAGACCAACACGTTCGAGATGTCGATCAGGAACTTGGTCGGCGCGGGAAGGTCGTCGGCCTTCAGACCGAGGTCGACCAGAATCGCCGCCCATTGCGGAACGAACCAATAGACGAGGAAAAGCGTGATGCCCGACGCCATGACGGCAACGAGGACCGGATACGTGAGCGCCGACTTGACCTTTCGGCGAAGTTCCACGTCCTTTTCAAGGAAGTGGCTGAGTCGCTGGAGAGATTCTTCCAAGACACCGCCGACTTCACCAGCTTTGATAAGACCGATGAAGAGCGAGCTAAATGCCTTGGGGTGTCGCTGCATCGCTCGGCTGAGCGATTCGCCCGCTTCGACGCGGGTACCAAGGTCGCCGATGATCTTCTTCAGCTTCTTGTTCTGCGTCTGATTACCCAGAACGTCGAGACAGCGGACGAGCGAAACGCCCGCGTCGACCATCGTCGAAAACTGGCGACACCAGACCGAAAGGTCGGTGAGCTTAACCTTACCGGGGCTCTTTGTCTTCGGGCTTTTCGCCTTGATCATGGTGATCTCGGTGATGGTGAAGCCCTGCTCTTCAAAGCGCTTCCTCAGGAGCTCTTCGCTTTCGGCATCGGCGGTACCCTTCTGGATCGCGCCGACGGCATCCTTAAATGTGTAGCTGAAGATAGGCATTTCTTTCTCCTATTATCGTCTGATTTGTTGGTTTCCTGGACCTTGTCCGGCAGTCGGGCCGCCGCCACCAGCGGTGGCAAGCATCTTTTTGAGTTCTTCGACGTTCGTACAACGCGACATGATGTCTTCGAGCGTGACCCAACCCTTGAGGTAGAGGTCTCGAAGGCATTGATCCATCGTGAACATTCCCATGTTCGCCGACGTTTGGATCATCGATGTAATCTGGTGCGACTTCGCTTCGCGGATGAGGTTGCGGATAGCGGGCGAAGCGACCATGATCTCGTTGGCAGGCACACGTCCCTTGCCGCTGGCGTGAGCCAGAAGCTGTTGGGAAATGATCGCCACGAGGTTGTTCGAAAGCTGAACACGAATCTGTTCCTGCTGCCCCGGAGGGAAGACGTCGATCATTCGGTCAACGCTTTCTGCCGCGTTGTTGGTGTGCAGGGTTGCGAAGACGAGGTGTCCCGTTTCCGCTGCGGTAATCGCGAGCGAAATCGTTTCCACGTCACGCATTTCACCAACGAGCAGGATATCCGGGTCTTCACGAAGGCTTGCGCGAAGTGCGTTCGAGAAGCTCTTCGTGTCCATTCCGAGTTCGCGTTGCTGGATGACGCTCAACTTGTGTTCGTGCAGATATTCGATCGGGTCTTCGATCGTAATAATGTGGTGCGCGAAGTTCATGTTGATGTGGTTGATCATCGCCGCCAGAGACGTCGATTTTCCAGAACCGGTCGGGCCGGTAACCAGAATCAAACCACGAGGCTTTTCGCAAAGCGACTTCAGCATCAGAGGAAGCTTCAGTTCCTCAACTGTCGGAATCTTGGACGAGATCAGTCGGAACGCTGCCGCACAAGCACCGCGCTCGCGGTACATGTTGACGCGGAATCGGGCTCGCGCCAACGGTCCGCCCGGAACTCGCTGATGGAACGGAATCGGCAGAGAGTACGAGAAGTCCAACTCAAACGTCGTTTCAAACCGTTGAATCTGATCGTCGGAAATGATTTCATACAGCATTCGCTGGATGTTTTCCGGGATGAAAGTCTCGTAGTTGAGGCGCTTGATCTTACCGTCGTGGCGCACCACGGGCGGCGACTGTGCCGCGATATGCAGGTCCGAGCAGTTCATATCGACGACGATGTTCAACAACTCGTCGATGTGGAGGTCGTCGACCGTCTTGCGCGGTCCTAGCGGCTTTTCGTCATTGGGGATTCCGCTGATCGTCTCCAAGCGCTCTTTCCAAGCGTCGGGATTTCCGGCGCCCACCATCTGAGCGGCACCGGGTTGCGGACGAGGCGCCCCGCCCATCGGCGGTGCTTGAGGGGGCGGCGCGCCGCCCATTGGCGGCTGAGGCGGAGGGGCTCCGCCCGGATTCTGTCGCGTAGGATCGTTCTGCATATACTCTCTTTCTTACAAAATACTAGAAACCTGCGGTAAAGACAACACGCATGACCTCTTCTGGTGTCGTAACACCTTGCAACACCTTGTAAAGGCCGTCCTCGCGAAGCTCCTTCATACCGCCTGCTTTTGCCGCCTCCTTAATATCGTTTAGAGGGGCGCGGCGGACAACAAGTTCCGCGATTTCCGCGTTCATGATCATTAATTCATGGAAACCAGTTCGGCCCTTGTAACCGGTCATTCGGTTGCTTTCGGCCGGAATGCCTCGGTACAGGGTCACCAATTCGTCCGGATCGGTCACGTTGAAGCCAAAGCGGCGAAGGTCGATCTGCGGCACTTCGTATCGCTCCTTGTGCTCAGTGTCGATACGTCGGCCAAGTCGCTGGGCGAGAACGCCGATAACCGTTGCCGAGATCAAGTAGGGCTCAACGCCCATGTCGATCATACGAAGCGTAGCCGACGGAGCGTCGTTCGTGTGAAGCGTCGAAAGAACCAAGTGGCCCGTCAGCGATGCTTCAATCGCGATTTCTGCCGTTTCAAGGTCACGCATTTCACCGACCATGATGATGTCCGGGTCTTGTCGCAGATAAGCGCGAAGCGCGGTCGCGAACGTCAGACCCGCCTTTCGGTTCATCTGGACCTGAGCGATACCGTTGAGCTGGTACTCAATCGGGTCTTCAGCCGTGATGATGTTGACCGTAACCGTGTTGAGCTTGTTGAGAACCGAATACTGCGTCGTGGTCTTGCCCGAACCCGTAGGACCGGTGCAAAGGAACATACCGTTCGGCTGGCTGACCAACTCTTCGATCTTGATCTGGTTCTCTTCCGTAAAGCCGATTTTCTCGAGACCGATCATAACCGAAGTCTTATCGAGAATTCGCATAACGATCTTCTCGCCGAACGGCGTGGGGATCGAGCTAACGCGAAGGTCGATTTCCTTGTTCTGGTGCTTGACCTCGATACGGCCGTCCTGCGGAATTCGTCGCTCGGCGATGTTCATGTCCGCCATGATCTTGTAGCGGCTGATGAGTGGAGCCATGAGGTTTCGTGGAACCGTCATCGCCTCCATAAGGACACCGTCGATTCGATACCGGACACGGATCGATCGGGGGCCGGGCTCGATGTGAATATCCGAAGCTCGATCGGCAATCGCCTGCTGAATAAGCGCGCTGGCCAACTTGATGATCGGAGCCGCATCGGCGCCTGCGGCGTCGTCCTCTCGGCCCTCGTCCGTCATTTCGGCGTCGCGACCTTGCTTAACGCCCGCTTCGGCCATGATTCGGGCGAAGTCGGCAGCCGGAGCCTTCGAAGCAGTTGGGGTGGGGTCGGCGGCGGCCTGAACAACCGTGCCCCCTCCGTAATTCTTTCGAATCGCATCTTCGATCGCGCCTGGCACAGCAAGGACGGGCACCACACGGCAACCCGACGCAATGCGGAAATCGTCGATGGCCGCCAAATTGTTCGGATTCGTCATCGCGATCCAAAGCGTCTGACCATCCTTTCGAACCGGAATCGCGTTGTGATTCTTCACGATGCGCTCGGGGACGACGTTGAGCGCGCTCGACTCGATCGTCATGCGATCGAGATCCGCAAATCCGAGGCCGGCCTCTTGGGCCTTGGCCTGTAAAACCTCGCGTTCGCCGCAAAATCCGAGTTGGATTATCGCCTTATCGACGGACGTGTTGGTCTGTTTGGCAACCTTAATGGCCTCATCGGCCTGTTCCTTCTTCAGAAAGCCCTTCTGAATCAGAAACTCAATCATTGACACACGGGGCATAGCCATGTTGAACTCTCAGCAGGAAATACACTCTCCCAAGTGTAATTGGGGCATTGTAACCTATTTTTCGAGGAAAAGGGAAAGGACTTTGAGAGGATTCGGGAACTTTTTATAGAAATTCTTTATACGAACCACCTCGGGCCTCTGCCGCTCATTCCTCACCTGTTTTAGGCAGACGAAATCCGGCTTTGGAATGTTTCTTTCCCCGGCAATTTTGTCGTCACGACTCGTAGTCGAGGACGATCCCGACCATGTGGTCGCCGGTGGGGTCGTAGTGGTCGATCGAGGCGTAGGCAGTTCTCTCCTTGGCCTCAAGGTAGAGCAGGTTTTCGGGTCCGTCATCGGAGGTGCAGCGGCCGTAGTTGAAGGCATAAGGGTAGGCCCGCACGATCGGCTTGATCAAGCTTGCCGGGATCGTCAACGCGACCACTCGAAAGCCGGATATCGTATACACGGCGGTTAGGCGGTCTACCGAATTTTCAGTTGCTATGCCGGCCGATTGCAACTCCTTGCGAAATTCAGCCATCGATCCTTCAGCCCCGTCCCCTTTGCGAATTCGGTCTTCGTACTCTTGAAGGGTTTCCACTCGGTGCAATTCGAGTTCCGGAATACCTGTCCAGAGATCGATCCGCGAGGCTTGGTCGGCCATTGCTTGAAGAAGGATCGCGCGATTCAGCTTCAGGATGGGGGCCGCATGAGGACTTTTCGTTGGATTTTGTGAATCCTCGTCCATCCGTTGGAATTTTGGTTCGGGACGATATTTGCCAGCTCCGAGAAACCAGTCAAGCAGGTGTGACATCGGTTACCTCCAATCGCACATAGAGTTCGGGTTTCAGTTGAAACGCCTCGACTTTTACGTCCAGAATTTTCTCTTTAGACTCCAGCTTGAACCAGTTTCGAGGAGCGTCGAGGCTGGTGAAGTTGTCAACATTGCCAAGCACGCGAATTTTGGCCGCGACCGAAATTCCGTGCTCGGACGGCAGTTGGCCAACTTCTCGCTCTTCGCCTGCGGAGACATAGAACAAGGAAGTCGTGTCTTGCGAGGTTGGTTTCAATATTGCAACCGAAGACCCCATTTCGACTGCATTCAAGCAGATGTTTTCGATGATCCCCGTCGACAGCATCATGTTGTAGAAACCTCGCTCAGCGTCCTGCTCCCGCGAAGTCGTTTCCGCTACCTCTGTCGGCGAAGCGGCAATACCGCGAAGCCAGTTTCGAATCGAAGACATTTGCATCATGATTCGTACTCGAGGACGATACCAACCTTATGGTCGTCGGCGGGATCGTACTGGTCGATGGAGGCATATGCCCCTCTTCCCCTTACCTCACAGTACAGTAGGTTGATGGGTCGCACGTAAGATGCACAACGTTGGTAATTAAAGTCGTATTGGTAGATTCGAACCAACCGCTCACTGAGATTGGATGGGATTCGCATCGCTTCCATTCGAAGCGTGGCGATCGTGTAGACCACCTGGAGCCTATCCCCGCGAGGAACCTCGACAGCTCCCTGCTTGACTGCGGCTTCGGCCAAAATGCGCGCAAACTTGGCGAAGTTCGCTGATCGTTGGGGGTTCTGTGCGTTCATCGCCCGATCCCATGCTTCCTCCTCCTCCTTCGCGATCATTTCCGGTGGTTTCTCGGGTCCTACCCTTTCCGGTTCGGGAGCATTGGCATAGATGTCGATCCTTGTCGCGCTATCCATTATCGCTTGCCCGATGATAGCGGAGGCAAGCTTACATATGGGAGCCGCGTCGGCTCCACTAGTTCTCATAGCCAACTCATCAACGGGGCACCGATGGTTCCGATAGGGCCATAGGGTTTGATCACCAATGAGCCAATCGAGCGCCGCCGTTAGAGGCGCAGGGAAGGTGGTGTCGATCCCCTGCTCATCAAGGCTCGCTAGCGCCAAGTTGTATGGCATAGCAATGCACCTGTCGTAGAGCCTGGCGACGGCATTCATCGAGATTCAATCCTATTATCGGATAAATCGAGTCCGCGATTGCACAGATTTCAGGGGCAGCCCCTAAAGAAGGGGCCCCTGCATAAATACCGGTATTCGAAATTCTTAACTGGAAAGAAGGGAGATTGACCAAGCTAGGTTCAAAATGCACCTAACATGTACAGCAATTCTTAAGACCAACGGACGACTGGCGTGGTTCCTCGCCTTGCCTAAGAATACTTTCTTTGGTAGATTGAATCTGTGGGCTGGCTAACAGTCCATTTTTTTTGGAGGCTTATGAAAAAGTACTTTGCGCTATTCATTCTTACCGGGATCGCAACGGCGGCAAACGCCCAGCAGATCT is a window from the Armatimonadota bacterium genome containing:
- a CDS encoding type II secretion system F family protein produces the protein MPIFSYTFKDAVGAIQKGTADAESEELLRKRFEEQGFTITEITMIKAKSPKTKSPGKVKLTDLSVWCRQFSTMVDAGVSLVRCLDVLGNQTQNKKLKKIIGDLGTRVEAGESLSRAMQRHPKAFSSLFIGLIKAGEVGGVLEESLQRLSHFLEKDVELRRKVKSALTYPVLVAVMASGITLFLVYWFVPQWAAILVDLGLKADDLPAPTKFLIDISNVLVYKGWIVVVSLVILIIAHRLFVSTRFGRRVMDRVKLKVPVFGKLHHKICMARFSRTMGTLLTSGVPILQAMETVAGTVGNTIMSDAILEARARIREGDRIGDPLEESKLFPPMVVHMIGVGEESGSLDFMLQKIADFYENEVEAALASLTAALEPIMIVSLGFVVGFIVISMFLPLVKVIASLSSGGGDDS
- a CDS encoding PilT/PilU family type 4a pilus ATPase, translating into MVGAGNPDAWKERLETISGIPNDEKPLGPRKTVDDLHIDELLNIVVDMNCSDLHIAAQSPPVVRHDGKIKRLNYETFIPENIQRMLYEIISDDQIQRFETTFELDFSYSLPIPFHQRVPGGPLARARFRVNMYRERGACAAAFRLISSKIPTVEELKLPLMLKSLCEKPRGLILVTGPTGSGKSTSLAAMINHINMNFAHHIITIEDPIEYLHEHKLSVIQQRELGMDTKSFSNALRASLREDPDILLVGEMRDVETISLAITAAETGHLVFATLHTNNAAESVDRMIDVFPPGQQEQIRVQLSNNLVAIISQQLLAHASGKGRVPANEIMVASPAIRNLIREAKSHQITSMIQTSANMGMFTMDQCLRDLYLKGWVTLEDIMSRCTNVEELKKMLATAGGGGPTAGQGPGNQQIRR
- a CDS encoding type II secretion system protein GspE gives rise to the protein MAMPRVSMIEFLIQKGFLKKEQADEAIKVAKQTNTSVDKAIIQLGFCGEREVLQAKAQEAGLGFADLDRMTIESSALNVVPERIVKNHNAIPVRKDGQTLWIAMTNPNNLAAIDDFRIASGCRVVPVLAVPGAIEDAIRKNYGGGTVVQAAADPTPTASKAPAADFARIMAEAGVKQGRDAEMTDEGREDDAAGADAAPIIKLASALIQQAIADRASDIHIEPGPRSIRVRYRIDGVLMEAMTVPRNLMAPLISRYKIMADMNIAERRIPQDGRIEVKHQNKEIDLRVSSIPTPFGEKIVMRILDKTSVMIGLEKIGFTEENQIKIEELVSQPNGMFLCTGPTGSGKTTTQYSVLNKLNTVTVNIITAEDPIEYQLNGIAQVQMNRKAGLTFATALRAYLRQDPDIIMVGEMRDLETAEIAIEASLTGHLVLSTLHTNDAPSATLRMIDMGVEPYLISATVIGVLAQRLGRRIDTEHKERYEVPQIDLRRFGFNVTDPDELVTLYRGIPAESNRMTGYKGRTGFHELMIMNAEIAELVVRRAPLNDIKEAAKAGGMKELREDGLYKVLQGVTTPEEVMRVVFTAGF